The Lycium barbarum isolate Lr01 chromosome 9, ASM1917538v2, whole genome shotgun sequence genome has a segment encoding these proteins:
- the LOC132611610 gene encoding uncharacterized protein LOC132611610 produces MGDATPTPVKSSLHPALAVSNIKNHISVTLEMENSQYGTWAELFKIHARSHKVLHHIIPPPTGKEKLTPKTDEEVELWTTIDATVLQWIYSTISNDLLNTIIKPDATAMDAWVRLRDIFQDHQNSRAVTLEQEFTTTRMEDFPNAFAYCQRKEHCGSIEKRRGSREE; encoded by the coding sequence ATGGGCGATGCAACACCCACTCCAGTTAAGTCCTCGTTACACCCGGCCCTCGCGGTCTCgaatatcaagaatcacatctctgTTACTCTTGAGATGGAGAACTCACAATACGGAACATGGGCTGAGCTTTTCAAGATTCATGCTCGTTCTCACAAGGTCCTTCATCACATCATTCCTCCACCCACAGGTAAGGAGAAGCTGACTCCCAAAACTGATGAGGAAGTCGAATTATGGACGACCATTGACGCCACCGTGCTTCAATGGATATATTCGACGATTTCGAATGATCTGTTAAACACTATCATCAAACCAGACGCTACTGCCATGGACGCTTGGGTTCGCTTGCGTGATATATTCCAAGATCATCAAAACTCTCGTGCGGTGACTCTCGAACAAGAATTCACGACGACTCGTATGGAGGATTTTCCCAATGCCTTCGCCTATTGTCAACGTAAAGAGCATTGCGGATCAATTGAAAAACGTCGAGGCTCCCGTGAAGAATAG